A window from Sphingobacterium hotanense encodes these proteins:
- a CDS encoding RelA/SpoT family protein: MQEYVIDIEAENKEIRKRYRALLRACKPTLQKGDKQQIRKAFDLALESHKDMRRKSGEPYIYHPIAVAQIAAEEIGLGTTSIVCALLHDVVEDTSVTLQDIEEQFGKKVVRIIDGLTKISGIFDPNSSMQAENFRKMLLTLADDVRVILIKLADRLHNMRTMEFMARHKQLKIASETSYLYAPLAHRLGLYAIKSELEDLSMKYTDPDTYKFIAKKLNEKKAEREKFIGDFIGPINEILKEEGINASVFGRPKSIHSIWNKMRKKSIPFEEVYDLFAIRIIIDTEDEKEKTECWKVYSIVTDLYRPNPDRLRDWVSSPKANGYESLHTTVMGPRGQWVEVQIRTRRMNEIAEKGFAAHWKYKESNSDNGLDQWIQKVRDILSNPESNAMDFVDDFKMNLFSDEIFIFTPKGTLVQLPNGATALDFAFEIHTDIGATCIGAKVNHKLVPLSQELQNGDQVEIITSSKQTPKEDWLSFVVTAKAKSKIKSSLKEEKRRVAEDGKEILERKLKSLKITYNTENINKIANFFKFPSSQELFFNVAKGTIDIKNLREFVAAERSEDANQNQFQAHINGLVEKINKKDDTILIGDDYQKVDYTLAPCCNPIPGDDIFGFLTVNDGIKIHRTSCPNASKLMANYGYRILKAKWASLHNNVSFLTGLRIIGIDDVGLVNKITTVISQDFNVNIRSLSISSNEGIFEGDIMVFVNDVGQLDSLIKHLKQIPGITGVTRYESEN, translated from the coding sequence ATGCAAGAATATGTGATTGATATAGAGGCTGAAAATAAGGAAATCCGAAAAAGATACCGTGCATTATTAAGAGCTTGCAAACCTACATTACAAAAAGGCGATAAACAACAGATTCGTAAAGCATTCGACTTGGCATTGGAAAGCCATAAGGATATGCGTAGAAAATCTGGTGAACCATATATCTACCATCCAATTGCTGTAGCACAGATCGCTGCAGAGGAAATTGGCTTGGGAACTACCTCTATCGTCTGTGCCCTGTTACATGATGTCGTAGAAGATACCAGCGTTACATTACAAGATATTGAAGAGCAATTTGGAAAAAAGGTAGTCCGTATTATCGATGGGTTGACCAAGATTTCTGGAATATTTGACCCCAATAGCTCTATGCAGGCAGAGAACTTCCGAAAGATGTTGCTGACGCTTGCAGATGATGTGCGTGTTATTCTGATTAAACTTGCCGACCGCCTGCACAACATGCGGACGATGGAGTTTATGGCGCGCCATAAGCAACTTAAGATTGCTTCAGAAACGAGTTACCTATATGCTCCCCTTGCCCACCGCCTAGGTTTATATGCTATTAAATCGGAATTGGAAGATCTTTCCATGAAATACACCGATCCGGATACCTATAAATTTATTGCTAAGAAATTAAACGAGAAGAAAGCGGAACGTGAGAAGTTCATTGGAGATTTTATTGGGCCAATCAACGAAATATTAAAAGAGGAAGGTATTAACGCTTCTGTTTTCGGCCGTCCGAAATCTATCCATTCCATCTGGAACAAGATGCGTAAGAAGTCTATTCCTTTTGAAGAAGTTTATGATCTATTCGCAATTCGTATCATCATCGACACGGAAGATGAGAAAGAAAAGACCGAGTGTTGGAAAGTATATTCTATAGTAACTGACCTTTATCGCCCAAATCCCGATAGATTACGTGACTGGGTATCCTCGCCTAAGGCGAATGGATATGAGTCCTTACATACGACTGTAATGGGTCCTAGAGGGCAATGGGTGGAAGTGCAGATCAGAACAAGGCGCATGAACGAGATTGCTGAAAAGGGGTTCGCGGCGCACTGGAAATACAAGGAGTCGAACTCTGATAACGGACTTGATCAGTGGATACAGAAAGTACGTGATATCTTAAGCAATCCAGAGTCCAATGCGATGGACTTCGTAGATGACTTCAAGATGAACCTTTTCTCCGACGAGATCTTCATCTTTACGCCTAAAGGGACATTAGTACAGCTACCGAATGGTGCTACTGCGCTAGACTTTGCTTTCGAGATACATACCGATATCGGTGCTACTTGTATCGGTGCGAAGGTGAATCATAAGCTTGTGCCACTAAGCCAAGAGCTGCAAAATGGCGATCAAGTAGAGATTATTACTTCGAGCAAACAGACTCCCAAGGAAGACTGGTTAAGCTTTGTGGTAACAGCAAAGGCTAAATCCAAGATTAAATCATCTCTGAAGGAAGAAAAACGACGCGTAGCAGAGGACGGAAAAGAGATCTTAGAGCGTAAGTTGAAATCTCTGAAGATTACCTACAACACCGAGAACATCAATAAAATAGCGAACTTCTTTAAGTTTCCCAGCTCGCAGGAATTATTCTTCAATGTTGCAAAAGGAACCATCGATATTAAGAACTTACGAGAGTTCGTAGCTGCAGAGCGATCCGAAGACGCGAATCAGAATCAGTTCCAAGCTCATATCAATGGACTTGTCGAAAAAATCAACAAGAAAGACGATACGATCCTAATCGGCGATGATTATCAAAAAGTAGACTACACTCTAGCACCATGCTGTAACCCAATTCCGGGAGACGATATATTCGGATTCCTAACGGTAAACGATGGCATTAAGATACATAGAACGAGCTGTCCGAACGCATCTAAATTGATGGCTAATTACGGATATCGTATTCTCAAAGCTAAATGGGCATCTTTACATAATAATGTTTCTTTCTTGACAGGATTACGCATTATCGGTATTGATGATGTCGGATTGGTGAATAAGATTACCACAGTGATCTCTCAGGATTTCAATGTGAATATCCGCTCGCTATCCATCTCCAGCAATGAAGGAATATTCGAAGGCGATATTATGGTCTTTGTAAATGATGTCGGTCAATTGGATAGTCTGATAAAACATCTAAAACAAATCCCTGGCATCACAGGCGTTACGCGTTATGAGTCGGAGAACTAA